The region ATGGGAACATCGGGTTTCACGGCCCAGGCTTATGGGCGAAGGAGTATGCCTGATAGTATTCATACTTTAGCGCGAGCTTTGCTTATAGCCTTTATGGGAGCCTTATTGCTGATACTGTTACAGTACCCCATTGAAAAATTGACGTTTTGGCTTATCTCCAGTGAGCCGGAAGTTGAGCAACTGGCCCGGAGTTATTTTTATATTAGAATTTGGGCAGCCCCTGCAACAATAGGTATTTATGCATTAATTGGTTGGTATGTTGGAATGCAAAATACGCGATTTCCAATGTTTATGGCTATACTAATTAATCTTGTCAATATAGGTCTCAATATACTATTTGTATTTGGGTTGAATATGAAGTCTGATGGAGTTGCGCTTGGTACATTACTGGCGCAGTATTCAGGCTTGTTCTTTGGCTTATTCCTGTTTAGAAAATATTATGGCAAATTACTGAAGCACTTTAAACGCGAAAGTTTAAGAAACATCAGTATTTTAAAGGAGTTCATGACGGTCAATAAAGATATTTTTATTCGTACCTTATGTATAATTATCGTTTTTACCTTTTTTACAAGTTCATCAGCGGCAGTGAATAAACATATACTTGCAGTAAACACAGTTTTGCTACAGCTATTTTTTGTTTATTCTTATTTTGTAGATGGATTTGCCTATGCAGCCGAAGCCCTGACCGGTAAATATTTTGGTGCGCAAGATGCAGTGTTGCTCAAAAAATCTGTTAAAAAACTATTCGCATGGGGACTGGGTATTGCAGTGGTATTTAGCGCTGTTTATGGTTTTGGATGGCGCCCTGTAATATGGTTGCTTACTGATAATACCAACGTGATTAATGCAGCAGGAGAGTTTTCTATTTGGATTGGTTTGATGCCACTTTTGGCTTTTGCCTCTTTTTTATGGGATGGAATTTATATTGGAGCTACAGCCTCAGTGCAAATGCGTAATTCGATGCTTATTGCTACACTCGTAGTGTTTTTTCCGGTATTTTACATTTTGAGACCGTATTTTGGAAATCATGCTTTGTGGATTGCGTTGCTTGCATTTTTGCTCACTCGCGGTATAGCGCAATATTTTATGGCAAATCGCGCTGTGTTTTCTAAAGTTTTATCGAAAAGGGTATAAAAAACACCCCAAATATTGTTTCCAACTTTGGGGTGTGATTTGTGTTTTTTATGATTTTCTTCTATTCCGGTTTTACGGCTTTTCTGCCAATACTGTAATATATGAAACCTTGATTTTTCATTTCTGAAAGTTCATAAATATTCCTTCCGTCCATGATCAGATGGTTCTTCATTAGCTTTTTCATTACATTGTAATTGGGTGTTCTGAACTCTGGCCATTCAGTTACAAGCAGTAATGCATCAGCATCAACAAGTGCTTCGTATTGATCGCGGGCGTACTGAATTGAGTCCCCAATTCGGCGCTTGCTCTCTTCCATTGCTACAGGATCATAACCTGTTATTTCTGCTCCTTCTGCCCTGAGTTTTTCAATAATTGACAATGCAGGAGCTTCACGCATATCATCGGTATGCGGTTTAAAGCTTAGGCCCCAAAGTGCAATTTTTTTACCTTTCAAATCATTGTTGAAATGGTACATTAATTTATTTACAAGCGTAGTTTTTTGACGCTCATTGACCGATTCAACTGCCTTAAGAATATCAAGGCTGTGGTTGTTTTTGTCTGAAGTATTAATTAAGGCTTTAACATCTTTCGGGAAACAAGATCCGCCATATCCGGTACCAGCATAAATAAATTTGTTTCCAATACGGCTGTCACTTCCAATACCCCTTCTAACACTGTTTACATCTGCACCAACCAATTCGCAAAGATTGGCTATATCGTTCATAAAACTAATTTTTGTAGCCAACATGGAGTTGGCAGCGTATTTAGTGAGCTCGGCAGATGGTATGTCCATAGAGATTACCGGATGACCATTGAGGACAAAAGGTTTATAAAGCCGGCTTAAAATATCTTCAGCTTTCGCACTGTCGGTACCTATTACAATACGATCTGGTTTTAAGAAATCATCAATAGCATCGCCCTCTTTCAGGAACTCCGGGTTAGAAGCTACATCAAAATCGATATTTACACCTCTTTTGTCAAGTGCTTCTTTCAATGTTTTTCTGACTTTTTCAGCCGTGCCAATTGGTACTGTACTTTTAGTAACCACTACCATGTAGTTTTCCATGTGTTCTCCTACTTCACGGGCTACATCAAGTACGTATTGTAAATCTGCAGAACCATCTTCATCAGGAGGTGTACCTACTGCAATAAATACTGCGTCTGTGTCTTTTAAACTCTCTTGGAGTGATGTGGTAAAAAATAGTCTGTTTTTGTCGACATTGTTTTTTACCATTGGTTCAAGACCAGGTTCGTAAATGGGAATTATACCCTGACGAAGATCCTGTACTTTGTCTTTGTCAATGTCAACACAAGTTACAGTGACACCAGTTTCTGCGAAACATGTTCCGGTCACCAGGCCTACATAGCCGGTTCCAACTACAGATATTTTCATTTTTTATTAAATATTTGGTTCAAAATAAGGTCGTTGTTTTTTTATTTGTAATAAATAGTGGCGCTAAGATAAGCAGATATTTTTTCTTAGAAAAGAACATGTTAGATTCGATTGTTAATCAATGGCTTAATATTTGTAAAAATTATATCTGCATGTTTTGATCAAAATCTGTTTTTTGTATCCAAAATTTTTGCCGTTTGAAGCGAACTTGTTGCAAAACATCCGGATCTTTCATTAGATGCTCTGCGACATGTATTTATTGTAAAAAAACTTGATAATCTGTTGAATATCCGAAAAAAAAAGATTTATTTTGTGCGCTCAATAGATTTAATCTATAAATAAAGTCTAACTTACTAAATTTAAAGGAGTTTAATTAAATGAACGAAGAAGAAAAAAATTTAGAAAATCAAGAGGTACAAGAACAAAAGCAAGCCACCTCTGTTCAGCAAACTGAAGAATTTGACTGGGATAATTACGACAAAGAAGTTGATGATTATTCTTCTGAAGAACGCCAAGAGCTTGAAAAAATGTACGACGATACCATGTCTACCATTGGTGAAAATGAAGTGGTTGATGGTACTGTTGTTGCAATTACAAAGCGGGAAGTAATTATTAATATTGGTTACAAATCTGAAGGTATTGTAAACGCCAATGAATTCCGCTACAACCCTGACCTGAAGGTTGGAGATACTGTTGAAGTTTATGTTGAAACACAAGAAGACAAAGACGGACAGTTAAAACTTTCACACAAAAAAGCCAGAGCGCTCCGCTCATGGGATCGTGTGAACGAAGCACTTGAAAAAGACGAAATTATTAAAGGATACATCAAATGCCGCACAAAAGGTGGTATGATTGTCGATGTATTTGGTATTGAAGCATTCTTGCCAGGTTCACAAATTGACGTGAAACCAATTCGCGACTACGATATGTTTGTAGGAAAAACCATGGAATTCAAAGTGGTTAAAATTAACCAGGAATACAAAAACGTGGTTGTTTCGCACAAAGCACTTATCGAAGCTGAACTTGAGCAACAGAAAAAAGAAATTATTGCCAAGCTTGAAAAAGGACAGGTTCTTGAAGGAACTGTTAAAAATATTACCTCTTACGGCGTATTTATCGACCTCGGTGGTGTTGACGGACTTATCCACATCACAGACCTTTCATGGGGGCGCATTTCACATCCTGAAGAGATTGTTGAACTTGACCAGAAACTCAATGTGGTTATTCTTGACTTTGACGATGACAAGAAACGCATTGCACTTGGACTGAAACAACTTACCGAGCATCCATGGGATTCGCTTGATCCTAACCTAAAAGTTGGTGATAAAGTAAAAGGTAAAGTTGTTGTAATGGCCGATTATGGTGCTTTTGTAGAAATCGCACCTGGTGTTGAAGGTTTGATTCACGTTTCAGAAATGTCATGGTCACAGCACTTGCGCAGTGCACAGGAATTCCTGAAAGTAGGTGACGAGATCGAGGCTGTTATTCTTACCCTTGATCGCGAAGAGCGCAAAATGTCACTCGGTATGAAACAACTCAAGCCGGATCCATGGCAAGATATTGAACAAAAATATCCGCTTAACTCAAAACATAAAGCTAAAGTACGCAACTTCACCAGCTTTGGTGTATTTGTAGAAATCGAAGAAGGTGTAGATGGATTGATTCACATTTCTGACCTTTCATGGACCAAGAAAGTGAAACACCCTGCGGAATTTACCTCAATTGGTGCCGAAATTGAAGTTGTTGTCCTTGAAATCGACAAAGACAACCGCCGCCTGAGCCTTGGGCACAAGCAATTGGAAGAAAACCCATGGGAAGTATTCGAAACCATTTTTGCTGTTGATTCAGTGCATGAAGGAACCGTTACTGAAATGACTGAAAAAGGTGCTGTAGTTGCACTTCCATATGGTGTAGAAGGTTTTGCTACTCCTAAACACATGGTGAAAGAAGATGGCGGAAAAGTCGGAGTTGACGAAAAAGCGCAATTTAAAGTAATTGAATTTAACAAAGACGCTAAACGTATCATCGTTTCTCACAGCCGTATTTTCGAAGACGAAAAACGTGCCGAAAACCAGGCTACTCGCAAAGCAACTAAGAGTGCTACCAAAAAACTGAAAGATAACCTCGAAAAAACAACGTTAGGCGATATTTCAGATTTAGCAGCACTTAAAGATGAAATGAACAGTGAGTCAGCTGCAAAGGCCGAGTCAAAGAAAGACGATAAGGCTGATGAAGGAAAAAAAGATGAGTAATAGCGTCATATTTTTTTGGATGACTGGAAAGGATATCGTATTTTTATCTAAAATTCTTTACTCCTATGGATTTTAAAATAGAAAAGAAAGATAAGTACACAGAGATTCAGGTAATGGTAGACAAACTGGATACGCACATTGCCCCATCTCTAAAATCAGAATTAGTGCTTATTGCCGGAAACGGTGAGAAAAACATTATTCTTGACCTGAGTAATGCTCGTTATTGCGACTCCTCAGGCCTTAGTGCAATTCTGGTTGCGAATCGCCTTTGTAAAAATGCCAATGGTGTGTTCGTTCTGTCCGGTCTTCAAACAGCTGTTGAACGTTTAATTACTATCTCTCAGCTTGATACTGTGTTGAACATTGCAGATGATATGGTGCAGGCTGAAGAAATGTTAAATAAAGAACTTGATAAGGAGTAATGCGTTTTGAGCTGACAATTCTTGGCTCCGGATCGGCATTACCTACATCAAACAGAAATACTACCGCTCAGGTACTAAATGTACTTGAGCGGTTTTTTTTAATTGATTGTGGTGAAGGTACTCAGCATCAGTTGCGTAAGTTTAAGCTCTCTTTCAACCACATTCATCATATTCTTATTAGCCATTTACATGGCGATCACTTCTTTGGCTTGTTTGGCCTAATATCTACCATGAGCCTCGTTGGGCGCGATAAGCCACTCAATATATATGGCCCACCTGAGTTGGAGCATTTATTATGGACCGTTTTAAAACCTCAGTTCGAGAAAACGCCCTTCCCAATTAATTTTCACCCACTTCATGCAGAGACAACAGGCACCATTTATGAGGATAAAGTGGTTAAAATAACTTCATTCCCCTTAAAGCACAGTGTGCCGGTATGGGGTTTTTTATTTGAGGAGAAAGAACGGCTTAGGAAAATAAATTCCGATAAAATATCAGAATACAATATTTCCATTCCCGAGATTAATGAGATTAAAGCAGGAGGTTCGATTGTAAGGGAAAATCAAATTGTTTCTAATAAAGAACTTACCTTTGATCCACTGCCACCCAGATCGTATGCTTTTATGACTGACACACTGCTCTCCAGGAGGTACATGGAATTAGTGAAAAATACTGACCTAATTTACCATGAAGCAACATTCCTGAAAGAGGACCTGGCATTGGCCAGAAAAACCCTGCATACTACGGCACAGCAAGCAGGTATTTTTGCACATGAGGCACAAATTAAGCATTTGCTTATAGGCCATTTTAGCACCCGCTATAAAAGCGATGCATTGTTTGAGGAAGAGTGCCGCAAGGAATTTCAGTATGCTACTGCAGCACAGGATGGGGACAAAATCATATGGCCCGACAATAAGCGAACTACTTTCCTGATCATCAGAGGGGAGGAGACCTTTGAACTTGCCATAAATAAT is a window of Salinivirga cyanobacteriivorans DNA encoding:
- a CDS encoding MATE family efflux transporter, producing MNKKILRLAIPNIVSNITIPLLGMVDLALMGHLDSVNYIGAIALGAMIFNFLYWGFGFLRMGTSGFTAQAYGRRSMPDSIHTLARALLIAFMGALLLILLQYPIEKLTFWLISSEPEVEQLARSYFYIRIWAAPATIGIYALIGWYVGMQNTRFPMFMAILINLVNIGLNILFVFGLNMKSDGVALGTLLAQYSGLFFGLFLFRKYYGKLLKHFKRESLRNISILKEFMTVNKDIFIRTLCIIIVFTFFTSSSAAVNKHILAVNTVLLQLFFVYSYFVDGFAYAAEALTGKYFGAQDAVLLKKSVKKLFAWGLGIAVVFSAVYGFGWRPVIWLLTDNTNVINAAGEFSIWIGLMPLLAFASFLWDGIYIGATASVQMRNSMLIATLVVFFPVFYILRPYFGNHALWIALLAFLLTRGIAQYFMANRAVFSKVLSKRV
- a CDS encoding UDP-glucose dehydrogenase family protein produces the protein MKISVVGTGYVGLVTGTCFAETGVTVTCVDIDKDKVQDLRQGIIPIYEPGLEPMVKNNVDKNRLFFTTSLQESLKDTDAVFIAVGTPPDEDGSADLQYVLDVAREVGEHMENYMVVVTKSTVPIGTAEKVRKTLKEALDKRGVNIDFDVASNPEFLKEGDAIDDFLKPDRIVIGTDSAKAEDILSRLYKPFVLNGHPVISMDIPSAELTKYAANSMLATKISFMNDIANLCELVGADVNSVRRGIGSDSRIGNKFIYAGTGYGGSCFPKDVKALINTSDKNNHSLDILKAVESVNERQKTTLVNKLMYHFNNDLKGKKIALWGLSFKPHTDDMREAPALSIIEKLRAEGAEITGYDPVAMEESKRRIGDSIQYARDQYEALVDADALLLVTEWPEFRTPNYNVMKKLMKNHLIMDGRNIYELSEMKNQGFIYYSIGRKAVKPE
- the rpsA gene encoding 30S ribosomal protein S1, yielding MNEEEKNLENQEVQEQKQATSVQQTEEFDWDNYDKEVDDYSSEERQELEKMYDDTMSTIGENEVVDGTVVAITKREVIINIGYKSEGIVNANEFRYNPDLKVGDTVEVYVETQEDKDGQLKLSHKKARALRSWDRVNEALEKDEIIKGYIKCRTKGGMIVDVFGIEAFLPGSQIDVKPIRDYDMFVGKTMEFKVVKINQEYKNVVVSHKALIEAELEQQKKEIIAKLEKGQVLEGTVKNITSYGVFIDLGGVDGLIHITDLSWGRISHPEEIVELDQKLNVVILDFDDDKKRIALGLKQLTEHPWDSLDPNLKVGDKVKGKVVVMADYGAFVEIAPGVEGLIHVSEMSWSQHLRSAQEFLKVGDEIEAVILTLDREERKMSLGMKQLKPDPWQDIEQKYPLNSKHKAKVRNFTSFGVFVEIEEGVDGLIHISDLSWTKKVKHPAEFTSIGAEIEVVVLEIDKDNRRLSLGHKQLEENPWEVFETIFAVDSVHEGTVTEMTEKGAVVALPYGVEGFATPKHMVKEDGGKVGVDEKAQFKVIEFNKDAKRIIVSHSRIFEDEKRAENQATRKATKSATKKLKDNLEKTTLGDISDLAALKDEMNSESAAKAESKKDDKADEGKKDE
- a CDS encoding STAS domain-containing protein, with product MDFKIEKKDKYTEIQVMVDKLDTHIAPSLKSELVLIAGNGEKNIILDLSNARYCDSSGLSAILVANRLCKNANGVFVLSGLQTAVERLITISQLDTVLNIADDMVQAEEMLNKELDKE
- a CDS encoding ribonuclease Z, coding for MRFELTILGSGSALPTSNRNTTAQVLNVLERFFLIDCGEGTQHQLRKFKLSFNHIHHILISHLHGDHFFGLFGLISTMSLVGRDKPLNIYGPPELEHLLWTVLKPQFEKTPFPINFHPLHAETTGTIYEDKVVKITSFPLKHSVPVWGFLFEEKERLRKINSDKISEYNISIPEINEIKAGGSIVRENQIVSNKELTFDPLPPRSYAFMTDTLLSRRYMELVKNTDLIYHEATFLKEDLALARKTLHTTAQQAGIFAHEAQIKHLLIGHFSTRYKSDALFEEECRKEFQYATAAQDGDKIIWPDNKRTTFLIIRGEETFELAINNEIAESR